DNA sequence from the Selenihalanaerobacter shriftii genome:
CTAAATAATGACTTAATTTTACTACTGGAGGATAAGTATCATTATAAGTTCCTACTAGTGATACAGAAGTTATAATTAATACTAAAATTAAGACTCCGTAGCTTAAATAAGAGATCCTATTCTTGAAATAAGCTAAAATTTTATCTAAGCCTACTATTACTAAAATCAAAAATAAGGGTACTAGAGTAATTATATGCCTAGGCTTAGCTACATTTTGTCCAAAAACTACCCAAAGAAAATAAGGTCCAAACCAACTAAATAAAAATAATTTCTCTTTATTAGTCAATTCAACTTTGAAAATAAAGCTTATTATTCCTACCAAAATAAATCCAGATAATATTAATCTAGATATTGAATCTCCAGCCTGATAAAAACCTAATCCAGCTACTAAAATATTATTATAGATTAGCTTTATTAACCTTAAACCTAAAGAATTATCAGTAACTAATGTTCCTCCCCAATCATTGAAGTGACCTAAAGTAAAATCTATTGCGATTTTAAGAAAATTCAATAATCCTCCAGCTCTAATAACTTGCCAACTTAACCAAATAGAAATCGAGCTTATAAAACTTAATAAAGTTAAAAATATAACTTTTAACTTTTTCTTTTCCCTATACCACAAAATTAAACTAATCAGTAATAATATAAAATAAGGAAAATAGGAAATCCTGACTCCTAAACCAAATCCTAAAACAGCTGCACTACTTAACAAATACCATTTTTTATACTTAGTTTCTTGCCAACTTAAGTAAGTTAGATATAAAAAGAATAAAATAAATAAAGTGCCCATCATATCCGACATAATTTTAGCACTTAAAATTAAGTGTAAAGAACTAAAAGTCAAATAAATCCCTGCCAATAAAGCAACCCTTTTATTAAATATCCTCTTAACCAATAAGTAAAAGGGAATTATTGATAAGCCACCACAAATAGCACTTAATAAGGCTAATGACAACTCTTCATTTCCTACCCAGTGATTAATAAACTTACCTAACCAAATATAAATAGGATAACCAGGAAAATGTGGTTGCATTAATGATAAATCATAATACTTGATTCCTAAAATGAAATCTATAGCATCCCATCCATGAGGATAAGGACTCATAAAAAATAATCTAATACCAATTGCAATAATCATTAAAACTAAAATATAAATTACGATCTCCTCCTACTTGTTAACTAGCAACAATTTAAATATAAATTTTACATTTTATGTAGTTTTCTTTAAGGGATATTGATAATCATTTTCAACATTATATTCAATGTAATTGTAATAAAAATCATTCTCAATGTCAAGGTTGAATTTTTACTATATAAAATAAAAAAAATCTAGCTTATTGTAAGAATTCTTACAATAAGCTAGAAATGATTGGTGCCGGAAGTGAAGCATGCACCGCTAACATATTAATTAAAATCAACTTTTATCTTTAATCTAGACTTTTTTCATCTAAATTAATATTATTAAAATACTTTAAAAAATCACTTCCCGGATCTAACACAAGAGTAGTTTTATTATTTAAAGTCTTCTTATAAGTTTCTAATGTTTTTATAAATTGATAGAATTCTGGATCTTTATTATAAGTTTCAGCATAAATCTGTAATGCCTGGGCATCCCCTTGACCACGAATTTGGCGAGCTTTCTTTTTAGCCTCCGCTAGAATAATTGTTTTATCCTTCTCAGCTTCCGCTCGAATTTGTTTAGCTTCCTGCTCTCCTTCGGCTCGGTATTTATTAGCTTCTTCTTTACGTTGAGCATTCATCCGCGAATAAACAGACTGAGCATTAGCCTTCGGTAAATCAGCCCTTTTAATTCGAACATCAATCACCTTGATTCCTAAGCTCTTACTATCTTGATCACTCTTTTCAGTAACCTTTTCCATTATTTGCTTTCTAATAGGAGATATTATCTCATCTAGAGTATACTTACCTAGTTCAGCTCTTAATTCTGAATAAACAATATCATCTAATTGAGATTGAGCAGCCTTCATAGTTCCTACACTTTGATAAAAAAGAAGTGGATCTTCAATTTTCCATTGTGCATAATTATCAACCTCTAGATTCTTTTCATCAGCGGTATAGAGAACCTTTGGATTAGAATCATATTCCAGAATTTGATCTTCAAAATATCTAACCCTCTGTAATATTGGAATCTTAAATTTAAGTCCTGGGGTAGTAATCGATCTTACCGGATCTCCAAACTGAAGAACTACTACCTGATCAGTTTCATCAACAATGAAAAGAGCAGTATTGGCAACAATTCCAATTACAATTAATATGATAATGGCTATACTTAATTTCTTCACTATCTAACCCCCTCCTCTTGCACTTTATCTAAATTAAGCATCTTAAGAACTCCCTGCGAATTGTTACCTACAATGATCTTATTTAATTCAGGTAGAATATCTTCCATAGTTTCTAAATAAAGCCGAGTTCTAGTTACATCTTTACCAGCTTTATACTTCTCTAATAATTTATTAAAACGAGCAACATTACCTTCAGCTTCAGCAATACGTTTTGCTTTATATCCTTCAGCTTCCTTTACAATTTTAGAGGCTTCTCCTTTGGCCGTAGGAATAATCTGACTTCTATGAGCCTGAGCCTGATTCACCTTTGTATGTTTATCCTCTTTAGCACTGGCTACATCGCGATAAGCATCCTCAACTGGTTCAGGCACTGACACGTCCTGAAAAAGAAAGTTATTTATATAAATCCCAGCATGATAATCATCTAATGTTTTTTGAATTAATTCCTTAGCTTCCAATTGAATCTGCGTCTTCTTTCCAGTTAAGACAGCCTGGATGTTATTTTGTCCCACTACCTGACGTAATGCAGCTTCAGAGGCATCTCTAACTGTGTCATCTGGATTTTTAATCCAGAACAAATATTGAATAGGATCTTTGATCTTATATTTAATTACAGCATTAGCAGAAACAATAGCTAAATCTCCAGTTAACATTAATGCTTCCTTTTTCTTTTTAGAATATCGGGCAGGAGGTCCCGGATCAATTGTTCTAAAGCCTAATTCAATTCTTTTTACTCGTGTTACCTGTGGAGTATATACTTTTTCTATGGGATATGGTAAATGGTAATGTAATCCAGATTCAGCCTGACGTATATATTTTCCAAACCTTGTTACAACCCCCACTTCTTTAGGACCTACTTTATATATTCCAGTAGATGAATATATAAGCAATAGCACTAATAATATAATGCCAACAGGTAACTTATCTAAAACCTTAAATAAATTTATTTCAGATTTTTTACCAGAATTACTGGAATTATCTGATCCTCCATCATCATTGATATTAATAATTTTTTCTTCATCTTCTCCATCTTTATCAGTAAATAAAACTAATAGATCATCAAAAAAACTCATTCGACCACTCCTTTTTATTTTAAGTGACTATAAGTCTATTCTTAAAATCAATTTAGCATTTACTCCTTTCCTGTAAACTAGTAATTTTATTTATACTATTATACAGTACTACTATAAAAGATTCTGATTTCCTGTCAAAATAAGAAAAAACAATATACATTATCTAGTTAATAATAGTAATTAAAAAGGATTATAATAAATTTAATACAATATAAGATTTACTTATTAAGAGAAATTATCTCTATCTCAAATATTAAAGGCCATAACTTTCCAGTAATGAATAACCTATTATTCACACCATCATAAGCAATACCATTAAGTACATTTAAATTATAATCATAATCATTAGGATTTATTATCCCGTTTAAATCAATAATAGCAGTAACATTCCCTGTGTCAGGGTTTATTTTAACAATATAATTTGTGCGCCAAATATTAGCGTATATCTCTCCTTTTATATACTCTAATTCATTAATATTAGTAATCGATTTATTATTGAGTGTTATTTTTATTTTTTTGTATCTTTCAAAATTATCAGGATTTAGAAAATAAATATTATCTGTGCCATCACTCATAATTAAGGAGTTGTTATTCTGAGTTATTCCCCAGCCCTGATAAGGATATTTAAATTTTTTAATTAATTTAAAGTCCTTATTATAGACAAAACATATTCCAGATTTCCAAGTTAATTGAAATATTTTTCCTTTAAAAATGGTTATTCCTTCACCAAAATACTTTCTAGGTAATCTATTTTGTTTTACTATCTCTCCTGTTTCTAGCTCTGTCTGCCGCAAA
Encoded proteins:
- the hflK gene encoding FtsH protease activity modulator HflK — encoded protein: MSFFDDLLVLFTDKDGEDEEKIININDDGGSDNSSNSGKKSEINLFKVLDKLPVGIILLVLLLIYSSTGIYKVGPKEVGVVTRFGKYIRQAESGLHYHLPYPIEKVYTPQVTRVKRIELGFRTIDPGPPARYSKKKKEALMLTGDLAIVSANAVIKYKIKDPIQYLFWIKNPDDTVRDASEAALRQVVGQNNIQAVLTGKKTQIQLEAKELIQKTLDDYHAGIYINNFLFQDVSVPEPVEDAYRDVASAKEDKHTKVNQAQAHRSQIIPTAKGEASKIVKEAEGYKAKRIAEAEGNVARFNKLLEKYKAGKDVTRTRLYLETMEDILPELNKIIVGNNSQGVLKMLNLDKVQEEGVR
- the hflC gene encoding protease modulator HflC, translated to MKKLSIAIIILIVIGIVANTALFIVDETDQVVVLQFGDPVRSITTPGLKFKIPILQRVRYFEDQILEYDSNPKVLYTADEKNLEVDNYAQWKIEDPLLFYQSVGTMKAAQSQLDDIVYSELRAELGKYTLDEIISPIRKQIMEKVTEKSDQDSKSLGIKVIDVRIKRADLPKANAQSVYSRMNAQRKEEANKYRAEGEQEAKQIRAEAEKDKTIILAEAKKKARQIRGQGDAQALQIYAETYNKDPEFYQFIKTLETYKKTLNNKTTLVLDPGSDFLKYFNNINLDEKSLD
- a CDS encoding ArnT family glycosyltransferase, whose translation is MSPYPHGWDAIDFILGIKYYDLSLMQPHFPGYPIYIWLGKFINHWVGNEELSLALLSAICGGLSIIPFYLLVKRIFNKRVALLAGIYLTFSSLHLILSAKIMSDMMGTLFILFFLYLTYLSWQETKYKKWYLLSSAAVLGFGLGVRISYFPYFILLLISLILWYREKKKLKVIFLTLLSFISSISIWLSWQVIRAGGLLNFLKIAIDFTLGHFNDWGGTLVTDNSLGLRLIKLIYNNILVAGLGFYQAGDSISRLILSGFILVGIISFIFKVELTNKEKLFLFSWFGPYFLWVVFGQNVAKPRHIITLVPLFLILVIVGLDKILAYFKNRISYLSYGVLILVLIITSVSLVGTYNDTYPPVVKLSHYLGNNFNSTKTVIYTFEEERVIDYYYPELIIKRVRKVSDFYTSVLSLPNKPDNILMTNAVYNSLIKQENDLNKYLKPIKQWEGKMLLYPVYNQIILYKGNAKIYNYIQNY
- a CDS encoding glutaminyl-peptide cyclotransferase, whose translation is MIKGLISFAKVTKYIYKIVNTFPHEQNAFTQGLVYKDGYLYEGTGLKGYSSLRQTELETGEIVKQNRLPRKYFGEGITIFKGKIFQLTWKSGICFVYNKDFKLIKKFKYPYQGWGITQNNNSLIMSDGTDNIYFLNPDNFERYKKIKITLNNKSITNINELEYIKGEIYANIWRTNYIVKINPDTGNVTAIIDLNGIINPNDYDYNLNVLNGIAYDGVNNRLFITGKLWPLIFEIEIISLNK